The window gagagatcagcaacTGTTAATACTAATCAAAATGAAGATTTTACTATTTTGAATTGAAGAGGAAATTGTGGATAAGTAACTTCCAAGTAACGTGTGCTTACTGCGAATGGGAACCGTCACGGCAAATAATTTGTGTCTGTAAGAACTATTCACAAAATGAATGAACTTTTCACAATGAATAACTTTTGCCAAAGGTatagtttacattttcattgtacaCAGGACGATGAATTCGTTGTATTTCCCGACATGCGACCAGCGGCGCCTCATCACTACTTGATAGTGCCGCGCCACCATTACATTGACGTACGGCATCTTACGGCGCAGCACGTACCCATGGGTAAGGGCAATTTTTGTGAGAAATATTTGTGTGAAGTGATGTGTGTCATTTTTCTGGGGTTTTATATCACTGCCTAGCATGTCCTGTAGGGGATTAGTGCTGTCTGTGCAattcgtgcggtgcactgtaggcatcatttCAGGTTCTTGAAAGAAGGATGGGTAATTCTATTGTTTATGAATGCAATTTTTTGACTGAGCAATATTGAAAAGGGTGTATGTACCATATGATGCAATACAGGCGAGATAACTTGAAAAATTTATCAAAACAGTGAGAGAAATTTACTGTCTTTATGTCTTACCCAGAAAAGCTCTGTTTAGGATTGATGAAAAAAACTATAGACGGTAAATTTCTCACATGTCAGTAAACTTTTCAAGTTATATGTCACCTTTACTACATCGTGTATACACCCTTTTCTGTATTGTTCAGtcaaatttcattattaaacaaTATCTTTGTGCAGATTTCCTCCTTAGAATGATTGAAGAATGTAGAAAATAAGCGTATCTATGTGACTTTAAAAACTATCTCCACAAAATGAGAAATCTCTTATCATTTCTCTTCCTTGTGCTTTCATGTCAGTTGAAAAGATGGTGACATTGAGCAAGGAAGTGTTGACAGCACAAGGGGGATCGCCTACTTCAGCCAGGCTAGGTTTTCACATGCCCCCTTTCATCACAGTCCGACACCTGCATCTCCACGTCATTGCTCCCGAACAAGAGATGGGATTCATAGCACGAGGGATATTCAAGGCCAATTCCTTGTGGTTTGTTTCGGTGAGTGCCGCTTAAATTGTTTTTGTTGAATGTAAACATTTAGATAGTTTTTCACCACTATATTAGCCTGATTTGTCACTGATATATACAGACAGTCCCTGGTTAATGGCAGGGGTTCTCTTCCTGGTAGAGCGCTGTTAACCAGAACAtcacaataattatggtaataaatggcgTTTATGATGCTGTAAGTGCTGATAAACCACTTAACGGTaagcggggactgcctgtaatgtatGTACGTCTGTCTTTTGTTAATATGTACAGAAGTATGGGAATTCTACAGAAGAGCTCCACACAGAGATATcattcatttataaaaatttgtaaaaGAACAGTATCGAAAAAGGTGTACTGTACTAGTTAGATGATTCGAGAAATTTATtgtcttgttttatgtttttatgtctaTCCCTGAAAGGCTGTTACTGAACATAGGACTCAGAGGAATTTTTTGGTAGAATTACCCAGAAATATTTTAGTATCATCACACTTTTATCGACAAACTATCATATTTTATTACAAGACCTAATCTGATAGTGAGGTGATAAAACTAATCATGAGTTCATTGATGTGTTGATGTT is drawn from Macrobrachium nipponense isolate FS-2020 chromosome 47, ASM1510439v2, whole genome shotgun sequence and contains these coding sequences:
- the LOC135204833 gene encoding adenosine 5'-monophosphoramidase HINT3-like; its protein translation is MISCYWKRALQTSGNLSKSLLLQCRRTPDYRVFSEKRRMSGDVGTAPPERSKCIFCKISDGVEPSNIVHQDDEFVVFPDMRPAAPHHYLIVPRHHYIDVRHLTAQHVPMVEKMVTLSKEVLTAQGGSPTSARLGFHMPPFITVRHLHLHVIAPEQEMGFIARGIFKANSLWFVSPEAIIEKLKERTS